A section of the Pseudomonadota bacterium genome encodes:
- a CDS encoding ATP-binding protein, which produces MSARAAASNTQSLERVAELCAALSLNAVGDQFVTLADDAARHKHAFTDYLSALLEAEYAMRQERSRQMMLKLATLPTVKTLEELDYEAAPGLPKAKIQELSSLAFVERR; this is translated from the coding sequence ATGAGCGCCCGTGCAGCGGCCTCTAACACCCAGAGCCTGGAGCGGGTCGCTGAGCTTTGTGCCGCCTTGTCACTCAATGCTGTAGGCGATCAGTTCGTGACGTTGGCTGACGACGCCGCGCGACACAAGCACGCGTTCACGGACTACCTCTCGGCATTGCTCGAGGCGGAGTACGCAATGCGCCAGGAACGCAGTCGGCAGATGATGCTCAAACTCGCCACCTTGCCAACGGTCAAGACCCTTGAGGAACTCGACTACGAGGCTGCGCCAGGATTGCCCAAAGCGAAGATCCAGGAGCTTTCCAGCCTCGCCTTCGTTGAACGCCGAG
- the istA gene encoding IS21 family transposase, with translation MLSEEHILEIKILSQRYGKSIRAIAAELGISRNTVRRYLRGEGPTARPSGRGPGRPRSLERYEAYLTERVTKAAPHRVPATVLTREVAAMGYTGSERTVRRFVAALYQDAQPEPTPVERFETLPGQQIQMDWAEERLDGRKVYCFIGLLGYSRALYVEYVDSMKSSVLIACHERMLIAFGGAPNEILYDNMKTVVCARDAYGRTKHRFQNDLYELAKRHGFLPRLCRPYRPQTKGKVERSVHYIRHSFFVPLMTRLALDGITPDLQRLNAEARHWCDAVANRRIHGTTGEVPAMRLLEERAHLSSLGAQPPVLTVHSADGSPVRRWPRERIQRSPKYYDTVLSEALS, from the coding sequence ATGCTTTCAGAGGAGCATATTTTAGAGATCAAAATTCTGTCGCAGCGCTATGGCAAGAGCATTCGTGCCATCGCTGCCGAGCTGGGGATATCCCGTAACACCGTCAGACGGTATCTGAGGGGCGAAGGGCCGACGGCAAGACCCAGTGGGCGCGGACCGGGACGCCCTCGATCACTTGAGCGCTACGAGGCCTACCTCACCGAACGCGTGACCAAGGCCGCCCCACACCGCGTGCCTGCCACGGTGCTGACCCGCGAGGTTGCAGCCATGGGTTACACGGGCAGCGAGCGCACGGTGCGCCGCTTTGTCGCAGCGCTGTATCAGGACGCGCAGCCCGAACCCACACCGGTCGAACGCTTCGAGACCCTGCCAGGCCAACAGATCCAGATGGACTGGGCAGAGGAGCGCCTCGATGGCCGCAAAGTCTATTGCTTCATCGGGCTACTCGGCTACAGCCGGGCGCTGTACGTCGAGTACGTCGACTCGATGAAGAGCAGCGTGCTGATCGCTTGCCATGAACGCATGTTGATCGCCTTTGGCGGCGCGCCGAACGAGATCCTCTACGACAACATGAAGACGGTCGTGTGTGCGCGAGATGCCTACGGGCGCACCAAGCACCGATTCCAGAACGATCTTTATGAGTTGGCAAAGCGGCACGGGTTCTTGCCGAGGCTGTGTCGTCCTTACCGACCACAGACCAAAGGCAAAGTGGAGCGCTCAGTCCACTACATCCGCCACAGCTTCTTTGTGCCTTTGATGACCCGCTTGGCGCTGGATGGCATCACACCGGATCTGCAGCGACTCAACGCCGAGGCACGCCACTGGTGTGATGCCGTTGCCAACCGACGCATCCACGGCACAACCGGCGAAGTGCCGGCCATGCGCTTGCTCGAAGAGCGCGCACACCTCAGCTCACTGGGGGCTCAGCCCCCAGTGTTGACTGTCCACTCAGCTGACGGGTCGCCGGTGCGTCGATGGCCACGCGAACGCATCCAGCGTTCGCCAAAATACTACGACACCGTGTTAAGCGAGGCCTTGTCATGA